Proteins encoded in a region of the Cupriavidus pauculus genome:
- a CDS encoding HupE/UreJ family protein, whose product MTRTARTLALGATLSLTAVSAFAHPGHEATTVAGSFYAGLLHPLTGADHLLAMASVGVWSALATRGSHGQQLGAMQLLRLPFAFVALMLVGAALGLSGFALPAVEPMIAASLLVIGLLVALRAQLPAAAGMAIVGGFALFHGYAHGAELPATAAALPTVLAYVSGFALATMTLHCGGIGLGAVLRRHAGWLARVAGAGVALYGVGLLVA is encoded by the coding sequence ATGACAAGAACCGCTCGCACGCTGGCGCTCGGCGCCACCCTGTCGCTCACCGCCGTCAGCGCCTTCGCGCACCCTGGGCACGAGGCGACCACCGTGGCCGGCAGCTTCTACGCCGGCCTGCTGCACCCGCTGACCGGCGCGGACCACCTGCTCGCGATGGCATCGGTCGGCGTGTGGAGCGCGCTGGCCACGCGCGGCAGCCACGGCCAGCAGCTTGGCGCCATGCAGCTGCTGCGCCTGCCGTTCGCCTTCGTGGCGCTGATGCTCGTGGGCGCCGCGCTGGGCCTGTCCGGCTTTGCGCTGCCCGCCGTGGAGCCGATGATCGCCGCCTCGCTGCTCGTGATCGGCCTGCTGGTCGCGCTGCGCGCGCAATTGCCCGCGGCCGCCGGCATGGCGATCGTCGGCGGCTTCGCGCTGTTCCACGGTTACGCGCATGGCGCGGAGCTGCCGGCCACGGCCGCGGCGCTGCCGACGGTGCTGGCCTACGTGAGCGGCTTCGCGCTGGCCACGATGACGCTGCATTGCGGCGGTATCGGCCTTGGCGCCGTGCTGCGCCGCCATGCGGGCTGGCTCGCGCGCGTCGCGGGTGCCGGCGTGGCGCTGTACGGCGTGGGCCTGCTGGTGGCGTGA
- the ureC gene encoding urease subunit alpha, protein MVKISRQAYAEMFGPTTGDRVRLADTGLVIEVERDYTIYGEEVKFGGGKVIRDGMGQSQRMAKDCVDTVITNALIVDHWGIVKADIGLKGGRIAAIGKAGNPDIQPGVTIVVGPGTEVIAGEGMIVTAGGIDSHIHFICPQQIEEALMSGVTTMIGGGTGPATGTFATTVTPGPWYMERMLQAADAYPMNIGFLGKGNASQAGPLTEQVEAGAIGLKLHEDWGTTPQAIDTCLSVADATDTQVAIHTDTLNEGGFVEATIAAFKGRTIHTYHTEGAGGGHAPDIIKVCGEANVLPSSTNPTRPYTVNTLDEHLDMLMVCHHLDPSIAEDIAFAESRIRRETIAAEDILHDLGAFSMISSDSQAMGRVGEVIIRTWQTAHKMAAQRGKLPGDPHDARGGHDNFRVRRYIAKYTINPALTHGIAHEVGSIEVGKWADLVLWKPAFFGVKPSLILKGGMIAAAAMGDPNASIPTPQPVHYRPMFASAGGALPRSSLTFVSQAALAANVGERYGLAKTLAAVRGTRTVSKRDMVLNDWQPHVTVDPETYQVVADGQLLTCEPATVLPMAQRYFLF, encoded by the coding sequence ATGGTGAAGATCTCTAGGCAGGCCTATGCCGAGATGTTCGGCCCGACCACGGGCGACCGCGTGCGGCTCGCGGACACGGGTCTCGTGATCGAGGTCGAGCGCGACTACACGATCTATGGCGAGGAAGTGAAGTTCGGCGGCGGCAAGGTGATTCGCGACGGCATGGGGCAGAGCCAGCGCATGGCGAAGGACTGCGTCGATACCGTCATCACCAACGCGCTGATCGTTGATCACTGGGGCATCGTCAAGGCCGATATCGGCCTCAAGGGCGGGCGCATCGCGGCGATCGGCAAGGCGGGCAACCCGGATATCCAGCCCGGCGTGACGATCGTCGTCGGCCCGGGCACCGAGGTCATCGCGGGCGAGGGCATGATCGTGACGGCCGGCGGTATCGACTCGCATATCCACTTTATCTGCCCGCAGCAGATCGAGGAAGCGCTGATGAGCGGCGTGACCACGATGATCGGCGGCGGCACGGGGCCGGCCACGGGCACGTTCGCGACCACGGTCACGCCGGGGCCGTGGTACATGGAGCGCATGCTGCAGGCGGCCGATGCCTATCCGATGAACATCGGCTTTCTCGGCAAGGGCAACGCGAGCCAGGCCGGGCCGCTGACCGAGCAGGTCGAGGCCGGCGCGATCGGGCTCAAGCTGCACGAGGACTGGGGCACCACGCCGCAGGCGATCGATACCTGCCTGAGCGTGGCCGATGCCACCGACACGCAGGTGGCGATCCATACGGACACGCTCAACGAAGGCGGTTTCGTCGAGGCGACGATTGCCGCGTTCAAGGGCCGCACGATTCATACGTATCACACGGAAGGGGCGGGCGGCGGCCACGCGCCGGACATCATCAAGGTCTGCGGCGAGGCCAACGTGCTGCCGTCGTCGACGAACCCGACGCGGCCGTACACGGTGAACACGCTCGACGAGCACCTCGACATGCTCATGGTGTGCCATCACCTCGATCCGTCGATTGCCGAGGATATCGCGTTCGCGGAATCGCGGATCCGCCGCGAGACCATCGCGGCGGAGGACATCCTGCACGACCTCGGCGCGTTCTCGATGATCTCCAGCGACTCGCAGGCGATGGGCCGCGTGGGCGAGGTGATCATCCGCACCTGGCAGACCGCGCACAAGATGGCCGCCCAGCGCGGCAAGCTGCCCGGCGATCCGCACGATGCGCGCGGCGGCCACGACAACTTCCGGGTGCGTCGCTATATCGCCAAGTACACGATCAATCCGGCGCTCACGCACGGCATTGCGCATGAGGTCGGGTCCATCGAGGTCGGCAAGTGGGCGGACCTCGTGCTGTGGAAGCCCGCGTTCTTCGGCGTCAAGCCGAGCCTGATCCTCAAGGGCGGCATGATTGCCGCGGCGGCGATGGGCGATCCCAACGCATCGATCCCGACGCCGCAGCCCGTGCACTACCGGCCGATGTTCGCATCGGCGGGCGGCGCGCTGCCGCGCTCGTCGCTGACGTTCGTGTCGCAGGCGGCGCTTGCGGCCAACGTCGGCGAGCGCTATGGTCTGGCCAAGACGCTCGCCGCGGTGCGCGGCACGCGGACCGTGTCCAAGCGCGATATGGTGCTCAACGACTGGCAGCCGCATGTGACCGTCGATCCGGAGACCTATCAGGTCGTTGCGGATGGGCAGTTGCTGACCTGCGAGCCCGCTACCGTGCTGCCGATGGCGCAGCGATACTTTCTGTTCTGA
- a CDS encoding urease subunit beta produces MIPGELMPLDGEIELNVGRATVSVTVANTGDRPIQVGSHFHFYETNAALDFDREAARGFRLNIAAGTAVRFEPGQSRTVELVALDGDRIVYGFNGKIMGAL; encoded by the coding sequence ATGATTCCCGGTGAACTCATGCCGCTGGACGGCGAGATCGAACTCAATGTGGGCCGCGCGACCGTCAGCGTGACGGTGGCCAATACGGGCGATCGCCCGATCCAGGTCGGCTCGCATTTCCATTTCTACGAAACCAATGCCGCGCTCGATTTCGACCGCGAAGCCGCGCGCGGCTTCCGGCTCAATATCGCCGCGGGCACCGCCGTGCGTTTCGAGCCGGGGCAGAGCCGCACGGTCGAACTCGTCGCGCTCGATGGCGATCGCATCGTCTACGGTTTCAACGGCAAGATCATGGGAGCGCTGTAA
- the urtA gene encoding urea ABC transporter substrate-binding protein translates to MKRRDMLKLSAVAAAAMIGTSPLMAQSKDPIKVGVLHSLSGTMAISETSLKDVALMTIDEINKSGGVLGRKLEPVVVDPASNWPLFAEKARQLITNDKVAVTFGCWTSVSRKSVLPVYEELNSLLFYPVQYEGEEMSKNVFYTGAAPNQQAIPAVEYLMSKEGGGAKRFFLLGTDYVYPRTTNKILRAFLKSKGVADKDIEEVYTPFGHSDYQTIVANIKKFSQGGKTAVISTINGDSNVPFYKELGNAGLKAKDVPVVAFSVGEEELRGIDTKPLVGHLAAWNYFMSVKNPENEAFKKKWAAWVKANNLPGGDKRVTNDPMEATYVGIHMWAQAVKKAGTTDPDKVRAAMYGQTFKAPDGFTLTMGDNHHLYKPVMIGEVKADGQFNVVWKTAKPIRAQPWSPFISGNEGKPDKVM, encoded by the coding sequence ATGAAACGACGTGACATGCTGAAGCTGTCGGCGGTAGCCGCCGCGGCGATGATCGGTACCAGCCCGCTGATGGCGCAGTCGAAGGACCCGATCAAGGTCGGTGTCCTGCATTCGCTGTCGGGCACGATGGCCATTTCGGAAACGTCGCTCAAGGACGTGGCCCTGATGACCATCGACGAGATCAACAAGAGCGGCGGTGTCCTGGGCCGCAAGCTCGAACCCGTGGTGGTGGACCCGGCCTCGAACTGGCCGCTGTTCGCGGAGAAGGCACGTCAGCTGATTACCAACGACAAGGTCGCCGTGACGTTCGGCTGCTGGACGTCGGTGTCGCGCAAGTCGGTGCTGCCGGTCTATGAAGAACTGAACTCGCTGCTGTTCTACCCCGTGCAGTACGAGGGCGAGGAAATGTCGAAGAACGTGTTCTACACGGGTGCCGCGCCGAACCAGCAGGCCATCCCCGCCGTGGAATACCTGATGAGCAAGGAAGGCGGCGGCGCCAAGCGCTTCTTCCTGCTGGGCACGGACTACGTGTACCCGCGTACGACCAACAAGATCCTGCGCGCGTTCCTGAAGAGCAAGGGCGTGGCCGACAAGGACATCGAGGAGGTCTACACCCCGTTCGGTCATAGCGACTACCAGACCATCGTCGCGAACATCAAGAAGTTCTCGCAGGGCGGCAAGACGGCCGTGATCTCGACGATCAACGGCGACTCGAACGTGCCGTTCTACAAGGAACTGGGCAACGCCGGCCTGAAGGCCAAGGACGTGCCGGTGGTGGCGTTCTCCGTGGGCGAGGAAGAACTGCGCGGCATCGACACCAAGCCGCTGGTGGGCCATCTGGCCGCATGGAACTACTTCATGTCGGTGAAGAACCCCGAGAACGAAGCGTTCAAGAAGAAGTGGGCGGCATGGGTCAAGGCGAACAACCTGCCCGGCGGCGACAAGCGCGTGACCAACGACCCGATGGAAGCCACCTACGTGGGTATCCACATGTGGGCACAGGCGGTCAAGAAGGCCGGCACGACCGATCCGGACAAGGTGCGCGCCGCGATGTACGGCCAGACCTTCAAGGCACCGGATGGCTTCACGCTGACGATGGGCGACAACCACCACCTGTACAAGCCCGTGATGATCGGCGAAGTGAAGGCCGACGGTCAGTTCAACGTGGTGTGGAAGACCGCGAAGCCGATCCGCGCGCAACCGTGGAGCCCGTTCATCTCGGGTAACGAAGGCAAGCCGGACAAGGTGATGTAA
- the urtE gene encoding urea ABC transporter ATP-binding subunit UrtE translates to MLQVNALNQFYGGSHILRNVSFDVPEGKLTTLLGRNGVGKSTLLKCLMGVVPTRSGSISWGGSAIEKKAPYERVAAGMAYVPQGREIFPRLTVEENLLIGAASRKAPAGVPDRIYQLFPVLRTMRQRRGGDLSGGQQQQLAIGRALMSEPKLLILDEPTEGIQPSIIQDIGRALRLLVDEFGMTVLLVEQYYEFARHLADHYVVMSRGEVVAKGVGANMEQDGVRELIAV, encoded by the coding sequence ATGCTGCAGGTCAACGCACTGAATCAGTTCTACGGCGGCAGCCATATCCTGCGCAACGTGAGTTTCGACGTGCCCGAGGGCAAGCTGACCACGTTGCTCGGCCGCAATGGCGTGGGCAAGAGCACGCTGCTGAAATGCCTGATGGGCGTGGTGCCCACGCGCAGCGGCAGCATCAGCTGGGGCGGCAGCGCCATCGAGAAGAAGGCGCCGTACGAGCGCGTGGCCGCGGGCATGGCCTACGTACCGCAGGGCCGCGAGATCTTTCCGCGCCTGACCGTCGAGGAGAACCTGCTGATCGGCGCCGCGAGCCGCAAGGCACCCGCGGGCGTGCCCGATCGCATCTACCAGCTGTTTCCGGTGCTGCGCACGATGCGCCAGCGTCGCGGCGGCGACCTGTCGGGTGGCCAGCAACAGCAACTGGCGATCGGCCGCGCGCTGATGAGCGAGCCGAAGCTGCTGATCCTCGACGAGCCGACCGAAGGCATCCAGCCGTCGATCATCCAGGACATCGGCCGCGCGCTGCGGCTGCTTGTCGACGAGTTCGGCATGACGGTGCTGCTCGTGGAGCAATACTACGAGTTCGCGCGCCATCTGGCCGACCACTACGTGGTGATGAGCCGCGGCGAGGTGGTGGCGAAGGGCGTGGGCGCGAACATGGAACAGGATGGGGTGCGGGAACTGATTGCGGTCTGA
- the urtD gene encoding urea ABC transporter ATP-binding protein UrtD encodes MNAALNAEQAESGETTGLGRVVEPGTIDVTHGPILYVEDLTVQFDGFRALNKLSISIDHGELRCVIGPNGAGKTTMMDVITGKTGPRNANVSGRVFLGQTIDLMRMTEPRIAQVGIGRKFQKPTVFEQHQVWENLELAMKADKRWWSSLRARLTGEGHRRIEETLALTGLEDEAYRPAGLLSHGQKQRLEIGMLLMQQPQLLLLDEPVAGMTDEETMQLAGLLNSLRGSCSMMVVEHDMEFVAALAGEAGKVTVLAEGSLLAEGTLDAVKRDERVIESYLGR; translated from the coding sequence ATGAACGCCGCACTGAACGCAGAACAAGCCGAGAGCGGCGAAACCACGGGCCTCGGCCGCGTGGTGGAGCCGGGCACGATCGACGTCACGCACGGCCCCATCCTCTACGTGGAGGACCTCACCGTGCAGTTCGACGGATTCCGCGCGCTGAACAAGCTCTCGATTTCGATCGATCATGGCGAGCTGCGCTGCGTGATCGGTCCGAACGGCGCCGGCAAGACCACGATGATGGACGTCATCACGGGCAAGACCGGTCCGCGCAACGCAAACGTGAGCGGACGCGTATTCCTCGGCCAGACCATCGACCTGATGCGCATGACCGAGCCCCGCATCGCGCAGGTCGGCATCGGCCGCAAGTTCCAGAAGCCCACGGTGTTCGAGCAGCATCAGGTGTGGGAGAACCTCGAACTCGCGATGAAGGCCGACAAGCGCTGGTGGTCGTCGCTGCGCGCGCGGCTGACGGGCGAGGGCCATCGCCGCATCGAGGAAACGCTGGCACTGACGGGCCTCGAGGACGAGGCTTACCGTCCGGCCGGGTTGCTGTCGCATGGCCAGAAGCAGCGGCTCGAGATCGGCATGCTGCTGATGCAGCAGCCGCAACTGCTGCTGCTCGACGAACCCGTGGCCGGCATGACCGATGAAGAGACCATGCAGCTTGCGGGTCTGCTCAACAGCCTGCGGGGCAGCTGCTCGATGATGGTCGTGGAGCACGACATGGAATTCGTCGCCGCGCTGGCAGGGGAGGCCGGCAAGGTCACGGTGCTCGCCGAAGGCAGCCTGCTGGCCGAGGGCACGCTCGATGCCGTGAAGCGCGACGAACGCGTGATCGAATCCTACCTGGGAAGATAA
- the urtC gene encoding urea ABC transporter permease subunit UrtC: MTSFQSKSAVGGAPFRLSVPERQPLFSRRVWVALVVLTIVVAIGVPVCALLVPEGHPLHLSAYGLTLVGKIMCFALAAIALDLVWGYCGILSLGHGLFFALGGYAMGMYLMRSIGREGVYKSDLPDFMVFLDWKELPWFWHGTEHLPYALLLVILVPGVLAWLFGYFAFRSRIKGVYLSIITQAMTYAAMLLFFRNETGFGGNNGFTDFKRIAGFAVAAPETRTALFVLTFFALLAGFIACRYIVSSKLGRVVTAVRDAEMRVMFSGYNPLGYKLFVWTFSAVLCGIAGALYVPQVGIINPGEMSPANSIEMAVWVAVGGRGTLIGPIVGAFLVNGAKTMFTAYFAEYWLFLLGAMFVLVTLYLPDGVVGLWRRLSGRRTAKEKIESAGAPVADDKAAPVRREA, translated from the coding sequence ATGACGAGCTTTCAATCCAAATCCGCCGTGGGGGGCGCGCCGTTCCGCCTGTCGGTGCCCGAGCGCCAGCCGCTGTTCTCGCGCCGCGTATGGGTCGCGCTGGTCGTGCTGACGATCGTCGTGGCCATCGGCGTGCCGGTCTGCGCGCTGCTCGTGCCGGAGGGCCACCCGCTGCATCTGTCGGCTTACGGGCTCACGCTGGTCGGCAAGATCATGTGCTTCGCGCTGGCCGCGATCGCGCTGGACCTCGTCTGGGGCTACTGCGGCATCCTGAGCCTCGGGCATGGGCTGTTCTTCGCGCTCGGCGGCTACGCGATGGGCATGTACCTGATGCGTTCGATCGGCCGCGAGGGCGTGTACAAGAGCGATCTGCCCGACTTCATGGTGTTCCTCGACTGGAAGGAACTGCCGTGGTTCTGGCACGGCACCGAGCATCTGCCTTACGCGCTGCTGCTCGTGATCCTCGTGCCGGGCGTGCTGGCCTGGCTGTTCGGCTACTTCGCGTTCCGCTCGCGCATCAAGGGCGTGTACCTGTCGATCATCACGCAGGCCATGACCTATGCGGCCATGCTGCTGTTCTTCCGCAACGAGACGGGCTTCGGCGGCAACAACGGCTTCACGGACTTCAAGCGCATCGCCGGCTTTGCCGTCGCCGCGCCGGAGACGCGCACGGCCTTGTTCGTGCTGACGTTCTTCGCGCTGCTGGCCGGGTTCATCGCATGCCGCTACATCGTGTCGTCGAAGCTGGGCCGCGTGGTGACGGCCGTGCGCGACGCCGAGATGCGCGTGATGTTCTCGGGCTACAACCCGCTGGGCTACAAGCTGTTCGTATGGACGTTCTCGGCCGTGCTGTGCGGCATCGCGGGCGCGCTGTATGTGCCGCAGGTCGGCATCATCAACCCGGGCGAGATGTCGCCCGCCAACTCGATCGAGATGGCGGTGTGGGTGGCCGTGGGCGGCCGCGGCACGCTGATCGGCCCGATCGTCGGCGCGTTCCTCGTGAACGGTGCCAAGACGATGTTCACGGCGTACTTCGCCGAGTACTGGCTGTTCCTGCTCGGCGCGATGTTCGTGCTCGTGACGCTGTACCTGCCCGATGGCGTGGTGGGGCTGTGGCGGCGCCTGTCGGGCCGCCGCACGGCGAAGGAGAAGATCGAGAGCGCCGGGGCACCGGTCGCCGATGACAAGGCCGCACCGGTCCGGAGGGAAGCATGA
- the urtB gene encoding urea ABC transporter permease subunit UrtB: MPSPISRSWLRAMLAALLLTSLWAAPLWAAPLTQADLKPLAEDDFDAKTAAVTALTKAPPEQAAPILKALQDDALQYAPSVGMVRQDGDKFVDAISGKPVTVKQDDLESLTLNNSLRTLVDSAASSLQLQSPDIAVRTQAINTLFDAPENASQEVVAAARKAEADAGLRARLDVIWANTVLAEGADAPRDARLEAIRILGKDSNPQSRQKLAPLVEKDDAGKYREPDADVRVAAQQTLDALRSDQRRAELVGNLFAGLSLGSVLLLAALGLAITYGLIGVINMAHGEFLMIGAYATYVVQTLFRAYAPNAFDWYLVAALPASFLAAAVVGFALERIVLRHLYGRPLETLLATFGVSLLFQQAVRTIFGAQNVEVANPVWMSGGMEWLPGLVIPYNRVIIILFALAVVAIAWGVLNRTRLGLFVRATTQNRTMAACVGVRTWKVDSYAFAFGAGIAGLGGCALSQIGNVGPDLGQAYIIDSFMVVVLGGVGQLAGTIVGAFGLGIINKFIEPFYGAVLAKIFVLVLIVLFIQKRPQGLFALKGRSAEA; this comes from the coding sequence ATGCCATCACCCATATCCCGATCATGGCTCCGCGCCATGCTGGCAGCGCTGCTGCTCACGTCACTGTGGGCGGCGCCGCTCTGGGCCGCACCCCTGACGCAGGCCGATCTCAAGCCGCTTGCGGAAGACGACTTCGACGCGAAGACCGCCGCGGTGACCGCGCTGACCAAGGCGCCACCCGAGCAGGCCGCTCCGATCCTCAAGGCCCTGCAGGACGATGCGCTGCAGTACGCGCCGTCGGTGGGCATGGTGCGGCAGGACGGCGACAAGTTCGTCGATGCGATCAGCGGCAAGCCCGTGACCGTGAAGCAGGACGATCTGGAATCGCTGACGCTCAACAACAGCCTGCGCACGCTCGTCGATAGCGCGGCCAGCAGCCTGCAATTGCAGTCGCCCGATATCGCGGTGCGCACGCAGGCCATCAACACGCTGTTCGACGCGCCCGAGAATGCCTCGCAAGAGGTCGTGGCGGCCGCGCGCAAGGCCGAGGCCGATGCCGGGCTGCGCGCGCGCCTGGACGTGATCTGGGCCAACACCGTGCTGGCCGAAGGCGCCGATGCGCCGCGCGATGCCAGGCTCGAAGCCATTCGCATTCTCGGCAAGGACAGCAATCCGCAGAGCCGCCAGAAACTGGCGCCGCTGGTCGAGAAGGACGACGCCGGCAAATACCGCGAGCCCGACGCCGACGTGCGCGTGGCCGCGCAGCAGACGCTCGACGCGCTGCGCAGCGACCAGCGCCGCGCCGAACTCGTGGGCAACCTGTTCGCGGGCCTGAGCCTCGGCAGCGTGCTGCTGCTGGCCGCGCTGGGCCTCGCCATCACCTATGGCCTGATCGGCGTCATCAATATGGCGCACGGCGAGTTCCTGATGATCGGTGCCTACGCGACCTATGTCGTGCAGACGCTGTTCCGCGCCTATGCGCCGAATGCGTTCGACTGGTATCTGGTCGCCGCCTTGCCGGCATCGTTCCTCGCGGCGGCCGTGGTCGGGTTTGCGCTCGAACGCATCGTCCTGCGCCACTTGTATGGCCGTCCGCTGGAGACGCTGCTGGCCACGTTCGGTGTCAGCCTGCTGTTCCAGCAGGCCGTGCGCACGATCTTCGGCGCGCAGAACGTCGAAGTGGCCAACCCGGTCTGGATGAGCGGCGGCATGGAGTGGCTGCCCGGCCTGGTGATTCCGTACAACCGCGTCATCATCATCCTGTTCGCGCTCGCGGTGGTGGCCATTGCATGGGGCGTGCTCAACCGCACGCGCCTGGGCCTGTTCGTGCGCGCCACCACGCAGAACCGCACGATGGCGGCCTGCGTCGGCGTGCGCACGTGGAAGGTGGACAGCTATGCGTTCGCGTTCGGCGCCGGCATCGCCGGGCTTGGCGGCTGCGCGCTGTCCCAGATCGGCAACGTCGGTCCCGACCTCGGGCAGGCCTACATCATCGACTCGTTCATGGTGGTCGTGCTCGGTGGCGTGGGCCAGCTGGCCGGCACCATCGTCGGCGCGTTCGGCCTCGGCATCATCAACAAGTTCATCGAGCCGTTCTATGGCGCGGTGCTGGCCAAGATCTTCGTCCTGGTGCTGATCGTCCTCTTCATCCAGAAGCGGCCGCAGGGACTTTTCGCGCTCAAAGGGCGCAGCGCGGAGGCATGA
- a CDS encoding urease accessory protein UreD — MRHPDLPSTLVASSAMPATWQASLRLTFAARGQGEGMRTALVERRHKGPLMVQKPLYPEGDAICHAVVLHPPAGIAGGDLLDIDIAVQPGAHAVLATPGATKWYKSLGREASQRVRIDVAGGARLDWLPQENIVFDDARARIGTDVRVARGGSAIGWDAVVLGRQASGERWSQGALWLDTRVGNGERPLWIEQSFVDADCALRTALPGMDGLPVLGTLWAVGEGATAELAEALAERCPYREDLRAGVTCMTSSDQRMLLLRVLGRHIEPVRHLLIDCWTQLRGPIHGVPARPLRLWAT, encoded by the coding sequence ATGCGTCATCCCGATTTGCCCTCGACGCTCGTCGCGTCCTCCGCAATGCCCGCCACGTGGCAGGCCAGTCTGCGCCTGACGTTCGCCGCGCGCGGCCAGGGCGAGGGCATGCGCACGGCATTGGTCGAGCGCCGCCACAAAGGCCCGCTGATGGTGCAGAAGCCGCTCTACCCGGAAGGCGATGCGATCTGCCACGCGGTGGTGCTGCATCCGCCGGCCGGCATCGCCGGCGGTGACCTGCTCGATATCGATATCGCGGTACAACCGGGCGCGCATGCGGTGCTCGCGACGCCGGGCGCCACCAAATGGTACAAGTCGCTCGGCCGCGAGGCGAGCCAGCGGGTGCGCATCGACGTGGCCGGAGGCGCGCGGCTGGACTGGCTGCCGCAGGAGAACATCGTGTTCGACGATGCGCGCGCGCGCATCGGCACCGACGTGCGCGTGGCGCGTGGCGGCAGCGCCATCGGCTGGGACGCCGTGGTGCTCGGCCGCCAGGCATCGGGCGAGCGCTGGTCGCAGGGCGCGCTGTGGCTCGACACGCGCGTCGGCAACGGCGAGCGCCCGCTGTGGATCGAGCAATCGTTCGTCGATGCCGACTGCGCGTTGCGCACCGCGCTGCCCGGCATGGATGGCCTGCCGGTGCTCGGCACGCTGTGGGCCGTGGGCGAGGGCGCGACGGCCGAACTGGCCGAGGCGCTGGCCGAGCGCTGTCCGTACCGTGAAGACCTGCGCGCGGGGGTGACGTGCATGACGTCGTCCGACCAGCGCATGCTGCTGCTGCGCGTGCTGGGCCGCCATATCGAACCCGTGCGCCATCTGCTGATCGACTGCTGGACGCAGCTGCGCGGGCCCATCCATGGCGTGCCGGCGCGGCCACTGCGGCTGTGGGCGACCTGA
- a CDS encoding urease subunit gamma, which translates to MELTPREKDKLLIFTAALLAERRRARGLKLNYPEAVALITAAIMEGARDGRTVAELMHEGTTVLSREDVMDGVAELIPEIQVEATFPDGTKLVTVHHPIV; encoded by the coding sequence ATGGAACTCACGCCGCGAGAGAAAGACAAGCTGCTGATCTTCACCGCCGCGCTGCTGGCCGAACGGCGCCGCGCGCGCGGCCTCAAGCTCAATTATCCGGAAGCGGTGGCGCTGATCACCGCCGCGATCATGGAAGGCGCGCGCGATGGCCGCACCGTCGCCGAGCTCATGCATGAAGGCACCACCGTGCTGTCGCGCGAGGACGTGATGGACGGCGTGGCCGAGCTCATTCCCGAGATCCAGGTCGAAGCGACGTTCCCCGACGGCACCAAGCTCGTGACCGTCCACCACCCGATTGTTTGA